The following coding sequences are from one Candidatus Bathyarchaeota archaeon window:
- a CDS encoding B12-binding domain-containing radical SAM protein, with the protein MKVYLLNPPFKPNFVRCGRWQGASARSGGLDYPKWLAYTAGMLEKDHNVKLVDAVAQGWTFDMVNQDVKAFSPDVIIAETNFSSLSNDIKVLKNLPSSAVTVMVGPPVHLFYEKILNSGIRVAVPFEFEWVVADLVGTLERKGSFDNVNGIVFKKRGELIKTKSKPFSSSTDLNELPFVSKVYKKYLPIERYFLSQSLYPEVQIFAGRGCPSYCTFCSWPENMTGRVYRMRDPENLVDEFEYIKKELPFVKEVFIEDDTFTVRTDKIEQFCNELMDRKLNVVWSCNARATLNYSVMRQMKKAGCRLIIVGYESGSDHILKKIKKGNNIGMMKKFTADAKRAGLLIHGDFIVGLPNETVSTIKETERFIHEIKPNVLQVAIATPIPGTAFYEYAKNNGYLMVDTLEKSIDSNGYQKCVINYPELTNDEIEYWANHILKGYYLSPSYLPVAVKNVARATFVDEMKVMLRSARTFLSYVKIFK; encoded by the coding sequence ATGAAAGTTTATCTTCTGAACCCCCCGTTTAAGCCAAATTTTGTAAGATGCGGCAGGTGGCAGGGTGCCTCTGCAAGAAGTGGCGGTCTTGATTACCCTAAATGGTTAGCCTACACCGCGGGTATGCTAGAAAAAGACCATAATGTGAAACTTGTTGACGCGGTTGCACAGGGTTGGACTTTTGATATGGTTAATCAAGATGTGAAAGCGTTTTCTCCTGACGTCATAATTGCAGAAACCAATTTTTCAAGCTTAAGCAACGATATCAAGGTTCTAAAAAACCTACCCTCTTCCGCGGTAACTGTAATGGTTGGTCCCCCTGTGCATCTTTTTTATGAAAAAATCCTGAATTCGGGAATTCGCGTTGCGGTTCCTTTCGAGTTTGAATGGGTCGTAGCGGACCTTGTGGGAACTCTTGAACGTAAAGGGTCCTTTGACAATGTAAACGGGATTGTTTTCAAGAAACGCGGTGAACTAATAAAAACGAAGTCTAAACCTTTCTCTTCTTCCACGGACTTAAATGAGTTACCGTTTGTTTCTAAAGTCTACAAGAAATATCTTCCAATAGAACGGTATTTTTTGAGTCAATCGTTGTATCCTGAGGTTCAAATTTTTGCGGGTCGCGGGTGTCCTTCGTACTGCACTTTCTGTTCTTGGCCTGAAAATATGACCGGCCGCGTGTATAGAATGAGAGACCCCGAAAATCTTGTGGACGAGTTTGAGTATATCAAAAAAGAGTTGCCTTTCGTGAAGGAGGTTTTCATTGAAGATGACACTTTTACGGTTAGAACCGATAAGATTGAGCAATTCTGTAACGAATTGATGGACCGAAAACTAAACGTTGTTTGGTCTTGTAATGCCCGCGCTACGTTAAACTATAGTGTTATGCGTCAGATGAAGAAAGCTGGTTGTAGACTTATAATTGTGGGCTATGAATCGGGCAGCGACCACATTCTAAAGAAAATCAAAAAAGGCAACAACATAGGTATGATGAAAAAGTTCACGGCAGATGCTAAACGAGCTGGTTTGCTAATCCACGGCGATTTCATAGTTGGGTTGCCTAACGAAACAGTATCAACCATAAAAGAAACTGAACGGTTCATACATGAAATCAAACCAAATGTTTTACAAGTAGCAATTGCAACCCCAATACCTGGAACCGCTTTCTACGAATACGCAAAAAACAATGGCTACCTAATGGTTGATACCCTAGAGAAAAGCATTGACTCTAATGGCTACCAAAAATGCGTTATAAATTATCCTGAACTAACCAATGACGAAATAGAGTACTGGGCTAATCATATTTTGAAAGGTTATTACTTGTCACCGTCGTATCTGCCTGTTGCGGTTAAAAATGTTGCACGTGCAACTTTTGTAGATGAGATGAAAGTAATGCTTCGCTCAGCAAGAACCTTCTTGTCTTATGTTAAAATTTTTAAATGA
- a CDS encoding polysaccharide pyruvyl transferase family protein codes for MTRILIAGYYGLGNIGDELILSGIISSIKKHIENPCFSVITNDPTGTLKLHAVNPVSQSFNRGMVSFIKNQFVEQEFFNVATAIDSCDVFVLGGGELLQDLKIHYLPILLSLVKAAQIKGKTTVIYGIGAGPIDTKLGKYLCREVLNKVDLVTVRDDKSRVALENCGLRNVTQTADPAFAVEKPSKQELSELLNQSGINPEDRFIGATFCNLLYNDDAYRKTNGPTFDWTRRQALLASVFDELARVYPQDLLYYPTVHADYTRCLQIRNLMKRIDRVTVMSPDSNFKRVLAFTSSLDMLIGMRLHSLIISSIMGVPFVPLSYSSKVQSFLDLFGLNKFYIDIEEIEQADFKERFFSNISEVWKNKTYYSEILSDVTAKLRSKALTNGRLVSELLK; via the coding sequence ATGACGCGGATTCTTATCGCTGGTTATTATGGTCTGGGAAACATCGGTGACGAGCTAATTCTATCTGGAATTATATCTTCTATTAAGAAACACATTGAAAATCCCTGTTTTTCGGTGATAACAAATGACCCCACAGGTACGCTCAAGCTGCACGCCGTCAATCCAGTTTCCCAATCTTTTAACCGGGGTATGGTTTCATTCATAAAAAACCAGTTTGTTGAGCAAGAATTCTTCAATGTTGCAACTGCTATTGATTCTTGTGACGTTTTCGTTTTGGGCGGCGGGGAGTTACTGCAGGACTTGAAAATACATTATCTGCCCATTCTGCTCTCTTTAGTTAAAGCCGCTCAAATCAAAGGCAAAACGACAGTTATTTACGGCATAGGGGCGGGTCCTATAGATACAAAACTTGGTAAATATCTTTGTCGTGAGGTTCTTAACAAAGTTGACCTTGTCACTGTTCGTGATGATAAATCTCGGGTTGCTTTAGAGAATTGTGGTTTACGTAATGTTACCCAGACTGCAGACCCTGCCTTTGCCGTTGAAAAACCCAGTAAACAAGAGTTATCTGAATTACTGAATCAGTCTGGCATCAACCCAGAGGACCGGTTCATCGGTGCTACTTTCTGCAACCTACTATACAATGATGATGCTTATCGGAAAACAAATGGACCAACTTTTGATTGGACTCGCCGTCAAGCACTTTTGGCTTCTGTCTTTGATGAACTGGCACGTGTTTACCCACAAGACTTACTGTATTACCCCACTGTTCACGCAGATTATACTAGGTGCCTTCAAATACGCAATCTAATGAAGCGCATTGACCGCGTAACTGTTATGTCGCCTGACAGTAATTTCAAACGGGTGTTAGCTTTCACTTCCTCGTTGGATATGCTCATCGGTATGCGTCTACATTCTCTGATAATTTCATCTATCATGGGGGTTCCCTTTGTTCCTCTTTCCTACAGCTCTAAAGTCCAGAGTTTTTTGGATTTGTTTGGTCTAAACAAATTCTACATTGACATCGAAGAAATCGAACAAGCCGATTTCAAAGAAAGATTTTTCTCAAACATTTCTGAAGTTTGGAAAAACAAGACCTATTATTCTGAAATTCTTAGTGACGTAACTGCAAAACTTCGAAGCAAAGCGTTAACAAACGGTAGATTAGTTTCTGAGTTATTAAAGTGA
- a CDS encoding glycosyltransferase — MKILQVIPRFNPILGGGVNVVYNVSKGLAEMGHDVTVLTTKCGLNEDTLREMAELGIEVIPFDYVFDFHLFIYSPRIKKWLSENVRSFDVIHLNGARSYQNNVVLKFAREYSVPYVLQPHGSILRIVEFQTFKKVYDAIWGYALYKNASRLLALNKTEADACVSMGVEEPRISLVSNGIDSDMFKRLPEAGLFRKRFCLKASDKIVLYLGRLHKSKGLGLLLEAFAQVAANVCDAKLVMVGPDGGHEPYLKKLSRQLGIADKMIFAGTLSEFDKKCALVDADVFVTPRFYGFPIAFLEAMACGVPIVTTNAGDVIDELHDNFGYVTKYNSSDLSQAITAILKNSALRQRFSENETKQLYCYDWNNILENINAVYHELVGT, encoded by the coding sequence ATGAAAATCCTTCAAGTCATACCCAGATTTAACCCAATCCTTGGTGGAGGAGTAAACGTTGTATATAATGTTTCAAAAGGGCTCGCAGAAATGGGTCATGACGTTACGGTTTTAACAACAAAATGTGGATTAAATGAAGATACCCTGCGTGAAATGGCTGAATTGGGTATTGAGGTTATTCCCTTTGATTACGTATTTGATTTTCATCTTTTCATTTATTCTCCCCGTATCAAGAAATGGCTAAGTGAAAATGTGCGGTCTTTTGATGTGATTCATTTGAACGGGGCGCGGAGTTACCAAAACAATGTTGTTTTAAAGTTTGCGCGTGAGTATTCTGTGCCTTATGTGCTTCAGCCTCACGGTTCGATACTGCGGATTGTTGAGTTTCAGACGTTCAAGAAAGTGTATGATGCAATCTGGGGTTATGCGTTGTATAAAAACGCGTCCAGACTACTTGCCTTGAATAAAACTGAAGCAGATGCATGCGTTTCTATGGGTGTTGAAGAACCCCGCATAAGCCTTGTTTCAAACGGTATTGATTCAGATATGTTTAAACGCCTTCCTGAAGCTGGGTTGTTCCGAAAGCGCTTTTGCCTCAAAGCTTCGGATAAGATAGTTTTGTATTTGGGGCGTCTTCATAAAAGCAAGGGTTTGGGTTTGTTGCTTGAAGCCTTTGCCCAAGTTGCAGCTAATGTGTGTGACGCTAAACTTGTTATGGTAGGTCCAGATGGTGGACATGAGCCTTACCTCAAAAAATTATCTCGGCAATTGGGTATTGCTGACAAAATGATTTTTGCTGGGACTCTTTCAGAGTTCGACAAGAAATGTGCCTTAGTTGACGCCGACGTGTTTGTTACGCCACGTTTCTACGGGTTTCCAATAGCCTTCTTAGAGGCAATGGCTTGCGGCGTTCCAATAGTAACCACCAACGCAGGCGACGTCATAGATGAACTCCACGACAATTTTGGTTATGTCACCAAATACAACTCCTCTGACCTATCACAAGCAATTACAGCTATCCTCAAAAATTCTGCACTTAGGCAAAGATTTAGTGAAAACGAAACAAAACAGCTTTACTGCTACGACTGGAACAACATATTAGAAAACATAAACGCGGTTTACCATGAACTCGTTGGAACCTAA
- a CDS encoding glycosyltransferase family 4 protein, protein MNSLEPKMRIYQIMGSEICKSGGREKYVLELTDFLENHDYAVKILCRMGHIYTAQDAMVNSKCETETKFTSNLFVMTQHLPNPLTVVLGVKKLVKEFKNKANCKKVIHVHDISSSVLIGFIVAGIFRSPLLIQIHGLPLREPCIKLRQSQSKASSLIRLLTKIWHTSVVNAISLSSKLVLVNNLEVLSFYQSLGVNRNNLRVVPSAIDVENHKKTLLPSKDALASLGLKPSKDDVVIGFIGRLGPEKNVGLLLKAFAGIAKEYPKINCKLLIIGDGYLKPILKKMAVDYEIDDRTCFAGLLPAAYRFLNAIDIFVLPSLSEGSPVSLIEAMVAGKAIIASNIPGINDIVSSGKEAILIDPYNVEELRHSILLLHNDASLRVQLGYAARTKAQNYDVEPIYGKVLAMYGRHLNNR, encoded by the coding sequence ATGAACTCGTTGGAACCTAAAATGCGCATATACCAGATTATGGGTAGCGAGATCTGCAAATCTGGCGGTCGTGAGAAGTACGTGCTGGAATTAACTGATTTCTTGGAAAATCATGACTATGCTGTTAAAATTCTCTGTAGAATGGGACACATCTACACTGCCCAAGATGCTATGGTCAATTCAAAGTGCGAGACAGAAACTAAATTTACTTCAAACCTGTTTGTCATGACTCAGCATCTGCCCAATCCCTTGACTGTTGTTCTTGGTGTAAAGAAGCTCGTAAAAGAGTTCAAAAACAAGGCAAATTGTAAAAAAGTGATACATGTTCACGACATTTCGTCTTCGGTTCTGATTGGTTTCATTGTTGCAGGAATTTTTAGGTCGCCTTTGTTGATACAGATTCACGGTTTGCCCTTAAGGGAACCTTGTATCAAATTGAGGCAATCTCAGTCTAAGGCATCTTCTCTGATACGGTTGTTGACAAAAATTTGGCATACCTCGGTTGTTAATGCCATTAGCCTAAGTTCCAAATTAGTTTTAGTAAACAACCTTGAAGTCTTGTCCTTTTATCAGTCGCTGGGTGTAAACCGAAATAATCTGCGCGTGGTCCCCTCTGCTATCGACGTAGAGAACCACAAAAAAACTTTGTTACCTTCAAAAGATGCATTAGCAAGTTTGGGCCTGAAACCTTCGAAAGACGATGTGGTGATCGGCTTCATCGGTCGGTTAGGTCCAGAAAAAAACGTGGGGCTGCTTTTAAAAGCGTTTGCAGGCATTGCCAAAGAATATCCAAAAATCAACTGTAAACTATTGATCATAGGCGATGGATACCTGAAGCCGATTCTTAAAAAAATGGCTGTTGACTACGAAATTGATGACCGCACCTGCTTTGCAGGTTTACTTCCTGCTGCTTACCGTTTCCTTAATGCGATAGATATTTTTGTTCTCCCTTCTTTGAGCGAAGGTAGTCCCGTAAGCTTAATAGAAGCCATGGTTGCTGGCAAAGCAATAATTGCTAGTAACATACCTGGAATAAATGATATTGTTAGCTCTGGGAAAGAAGCTATCCTAATAGATCCATATAATGTTGAAGAATTAAGGCACTCTATTTTATTACTCCACAATGATGCCTCTCTGAGGGTGCAACTGGGTTATGCTGCTAGAACAAAAGCTCAAAACTATGACGTTGAGCCGATTTATGGCAAAGTACTCGCAATGTATGGGCGTCATTTAAACAATAGATAG
- a CDS encoding glycosyltransferase family 4 protein, with amino-acid sequence MRVAIIYASYISRDSGTSERVLQIAKCLSDNNVYVTLSGVAADSTQNFNSRRLQVFVMPNRILKLGGLLRWFVQQVAVGLTCKYDIVQVESFSLTRSFFLLLFMRFFSRKTIIVYHDKWFKDDPRKSFTGKFNLAIQRVLLTLFDASITPGLSVKKWFKELHGEIAVRKMVVMPNGVPNCVTINPDSLGIRKKHSIGSNSFVALFFGSMTFKPNYDAAAHLYSISNSISTSFEKITGRKLLFILAGVGSEKFRKTDRFIPLGFVTELEELLSLPDVIVFPHLPSHSGPHVKTIYAFLSGKPVVATEDAVKDLPYIIPQRHFLPFDIKHPESLLDALVSISSNKLDHEHIATNASDYAASFSWENISLEHLKLYRSLLNSE; translated from the coding sequence TTGCGTGTAGCAATAATATATGCAAGTTATATTTCGCGGGATAGTGGCACTTCTGAGAGAGTCCTTCAAATTGCAAAATGTCTAAGTGATAACAACGTTTACGTGACTCTTTCTGGAGTTGCCGCAGATAGCACTCAAAATTTTAACTCTAGACGTTTACAAGTATTTGTTATGCCCAATAGAATATTAAAACTTGGCGGGCTTTTGAGATGGTTTGTACAACAAGTTGCAGTGGGTTTAACCTGTAAGTACGACATAGTTCAAGTGGAATCCTTCTCTCTAACTAGAAGTTTCTTTTTACTTCTGTTTATGCGTTTCTTCAGTAGAAAAACTATAATTGTTTACCACGATAAATGGTTTAAAGACGACCCTCGTAAAAGCTTTACGGGGAAGTTCAATTTAGCTATTCAACGGGTTTTGTTAACTCTTTTTGATGCTTCAATAACTCCTGGATTAAGTGTGAAGAAGTGGTTCAAAGAGCTTCACGGTGAAATTGCTGTTAGAAAAATGGTGGTGATGCCAAATGGAGTGCCAAATTGTGTCACAATAAATCCTGACTCTCTTGGCATCCGGAAAAAACACAGTATTGGCTCGAACAGTTTTGTAGCTTTATTCTTTGGTTCTATGACCTTCAAGCCAAATTATGACGCGGCGGCACATCTATACTCTATATCCAACTCTATTTCTACAAGTTTTGAAAAAATTACTGGTCGAAAGTTGCTTTTCATTTTGGCTGGTGTCGGCTCAGAAAAATTCCGTAAAACTGATCGTTTCATTCCACTTGGGTTCGTCACCGAGTTAGAGGAGTTATTATCTTTACCTGATGTAATCGTGTTTCCCCATCTTCCTTCACATAGCGGTCCTCATGTCAAGACAATATATGCTTTTCTTAGTGGTAAACCTGTTGTTGCTACAGAAGATGCTGTAAAAGACTTGCCGTACATAATTCCTCAGCGACATTTCTTGCCCTTCGACATTAAACACCCTGAAAGTCTGTTAGACGCCCTTGTGAGCATCTCCTCAAACAAGTTAGATCATGAGCATATTGCAACTAATGCGTCTGATTATGCCGCTTCTTTTTCTTGGGAAAACATATCGCTTGAGCATCTAAAACTCTACCGTTCTTTACTAAATTCCGAGTAG
- a CDS encoding glycosyltransferase family 39 protein, whose amino-acid sequence MIGFYLLPFLCFLPGILVLYFLSMRYRIKLSLPELIVLGSLIWNYLLVSCGYLVGIFSDLTPHFFVFFTIVSLLLSVLAFISIVKSMMHSGNSFHIKLEIDKIALFILLVVMLFFISSLVLSHSLFAEYDALFLYLPRAKSILLTGGLQYDYFLQSTLVTISHPAMPLLYAWLGSFGLTTLSFDMSVRVFPIFYISLTSVTVYLLSKTVTNDYKAAFVGAISFVSMPIVLVVATNYSLYLDIPFVFFISLLSYIILKIHKTSTNSRFWWLMLGAAFAILLLQKDVGELLALPLLTLSVIPFLPIVNKKSRILFTVMLSVLFVVIYNFFPLWDIFHYPLHLLSGYLAKQAPVFFTGLIFGVLVYRMLPVVHPVKMRNVVFLFLPFVPVVCYWLRNTALFGVPSKLLIYFNPTFAAAESLKVAPIIGDSLPGGLSSLPSSIFGLFRLDVLFGSLNLGAFLLVPCVVGFGVVLYCILKNNSNSFMLLSLFMMMFCLWSWAFNCNNAGPEVRRLLYFAPFLAVFSAVGVKAFSNLSRTYNSMSYRFIAFVCFSLLYLWIFKFDLASLTINQIRSKSLSIGAASVEMLLIFAFFFAIFFYPFPRKLVLKRLSPKIMRGVRVCLPFMLVIILLYPFVTVSFAGLTDVQNSLCSVSSSWENNLPEVISYVNQNLTHDNLSIVTCYALPVSYFTSHPVIDMTSLYGLVTLHDLSINNSAALADYLLDHNVGYFLFPKPNNSYYESFTVISNNLNLVNKAFFGRTPAIKFLQEFSKFELYKVISSDTQNLNYRYLTTFDANWTPINDFTVAVSTSQGLLIRGTESDSFITPADYPATFWTTAKSDSADVITLSNSPVNEMAEHASLRINVNGTGNMVIYHRYEVAQNWETWNNLNISFYGNNTAQPVTFTFHTSSWQDYYSVTILDDFVGWKTVSVPLCEFKAYGNPSWSKIVYGEVLMGERVATYYLGYLRLEGCTAGISYELPSVSSDFSTLQIALSTRFDDLLTSAQIFLTSPYGQLEQTISDGVMIFDVQSELLKDGAVLTIYYPQNSAEQSLSLYYLGVL is encoded by the coding sequence ATGATTGGTTTCTATTTGTTGCCTTTCTTGTGTTTTCTCCCTGGAATTTTGGTATTATATTTCCTCTCCATGCGATATCGCATCAAGTTATCTCTGCCTGAACTTATCGTTTTAGGTAGCCTTATTTGGAATTATTTGCTGGTAAGTTGTGGTTATCTGGTTGGCATCTTCTCTGACTTAACACCCCATTTCTTCGTCTTTTTTACCATAGTTAGTCTTCTGCTTTCGGTACTTGCTTTTATTTCAATAGTCAAATCTATGATGCATTCTGGGAACAGTTTCCATATTAAACTTGAAATCGATAAAATTGCGCTGTTTATTTTGCTTGTAGTCATGCTGTTCTTCATATCCTCTTTGGTGCTTTCCCATTCGCTGTTCGCAGAATATGATGCTCTTTTCCTATATCTGCCTAGGGCAAAGTCTATTCTTTTGACAGGTGGGTTACAATACGACTACTTCTTGCAAAGTACTTTAGTGACAATATCTCATCCAGCTATGCCTTTGTTGTATGCTTGGTTGGGGTCTTTTGGGTTGACAACGCTGAGCTTTGATATGAGTGTTAGGGTATTCCCGATTTTTTACATAAGTTTAACCAGTGTAACGGTTTATTTGTTATCCAAAACTGTCACTAACGACTATAAGGCTGCATTTGTTGGTGCTATATCTTTTGTGTCCATGCCAATTGTGCTCGTAGTCGCTACCAACTATAGTTTATATCTAGACATACCTTTTGTTTTCTTTATTTCTTTATTGTCTTATATCATTCTTAAAATACACAAAACTAGCACAAATTCTAGATTTTGGTGGCTTATGTTGGGTGCGGCTTTCGCAATTTTGCTGCTTCAAAAGGACGTTGGAGAATTACTCGCTTTGCCATTGCTGACTCTTAGTGTTATACCTTTTCTCCCTATTGTTAACAAGAAATCTCGAATTCTTTTTACAGTTATGCTGTCCGTACTTTTTGTAGTGATATATAATTTCTTTCCATTATGGGATATTTTTCATTATCCTCTTCATTTGTTGTCTGGTTACCTTGCCAAACAAGCACCAGTGTTTTTCACGGGACTAATTTTTGGTGTTTTAGTTTATAGAATGCTTCCTGTTGTACATCCTGTGAAAATGCGAAATGTTGTCTTCTTATTTTTGCCCTTTGTGCCTGTTGTTTGTTATTGGTTGAGAAATACGGCCCTCTTTGGTGTGCCTTCTAAATTATTAATTTACTTCAACCCGACGTTTGCTGCTGCTGAAAGCCTCAAAGTGGCGCCAATAATTGGTGATTCTTTACCTGGTGGACTGAGTTCTCTGCCCTCTAGCATCTTTGGACTGTTTAGGCTCGACGTTTTATTTGGTAGCCTTAATCTGGGTGCTTTTTTGCTGGTTCCATGTGTGGTTGGTTTTGGGGTAGTTTTGTATTGCATTCTCAAAAATAACTCAAATTCTTTTATGCTCCTGTCTCTTTTTATGATGATGTTTTGTTTATGGTCTTGGGCTTTTAATTGTAACAATGCTGGACCTGAGGTGCGTAGGCTCTTATATTTTGCTCCCTTTTTGGCTGTTTTTTCGGCTGTCGGAGTAAAAGCATTTTCAAATCTGTCTAGAACCTATAACTCGATGTCATACCGGTTTATTGCCTTTGTTTGTTTTTCCCTTTTATACCTGTGGATTTTCAAGTTTGATTTAGCTTCTTTAACAATTAATCAGATTCGATCAAAATCTCTTTCGATAGGTGCTGCTAGTGTTGAGATGTTGCTTATATTTGCCTTCTTTTTTGCAATATTCTTTTATCCATTTCCTAGAAAACTTGTTCTAAAACGTTTGTCTCCTAAAATCATGCGTGGTGTTCGTGTATGTCTTCCTTTTATGTTGGTGATTATCTTGTTATATCCCTTTGTAACTGTTTCTTTTGCTGGACTTACTGATGTTCAAAATAGTTTATGTTCTGTTTCAAGTTCTTGGGAAAATAATCTGCCTGAAGTTATATCCTATGTAAATCAAAATCTGACGCATGATAATCTATCAATAGTTACTTGTTATGCCTTGCCTGTTTCATATTTTACGTCACATCCAGTAATTGATATGACTAGTCTTTATGGTTTAGTAACTTTACATGATCTTTCTATAAATAATTCTGCTGCTTTGGCGGATTACCTTTTGGATCATAATGTGGGCTATTTTCTTTTTCCTAAACCAAATAATAGCTATTATGAATCTTTTACTGTTATAAGTAATAACTTAAATCTAGTGAACAAAGCGTTCTTTGGTCGTACTCCTGCTATAAAATTTTTGCAGGAATTTTCAAAATTTGAATTATACAAAGTTATTTCCTCGGATACGCAAAACCTGAATTATAGATATTTGACTACATTTGACGCTAATTGGACGCCAATAAATGATTTTACGGTGGCTGTATCTACTTCGCAAGGGCTTTTAATTCGCGGAACTGAAAGTGATTCATTCATTACCCCTGCCGATTATCCTGCTACTTTTTGGACAACAGCAAAATCTGATTCTGCGGATGTAATCACATTGTCAAATAGTCCTGTAAATGAAATGGCTGAACACGCCTCTCTTAGAATTAATGTGAACGGTACGGGAAATATGGTTATATATCACCGCTATGAGGTCGCCCAAAATTGGGAAACTTGGAATAATCTCAACATATCCTTCTATGGCAATAACACTGCCCAACCAGTAACCTTTACTTTCCATACTTCAAGTTGGCAAGACTACTATTCTGTAACTATACTAGATGATTTTGTTGGTTGGAAAACTGTTTCAGTTCCATTATGCGAGTTCAAAGCCTACGGAAACCCCTCCTGGAGTAAAATTGTGTATGGTGAAGTGCTGATGGGTGAGCGGGTTGCAACATATTACTTGGGTTACCTCAGACTGGAAGGCTGTACTGCTGGCATTAGCTATGAATTGCCCTCGGTATCTTCTGATTTTTCTACACTACAAATTGCACTTTCTACCCGGTTTGATGATTTATTGACCTCTGCCCAAATCTTTCTGACTTCACCTTACGGCCAATTAGAGCAAACGATCAGCGATGGTGTCATGATTTTTGATGTTCAATCCGAACTGTTGAAAGATGGCGCAGTTTTAACAATTTATTATCCTCAAAACAGCGCTGAACAAAGTTTGTCCCTTTACTATTTAGGTGTTTTATAA
- a CDS encoding flippase: MTKVSDMAKISARGGFHYMWGLAVSTVISAIGTIIIASLLGENNYGAYFVALSAPNLLLLFRDWGVNSAIVRYTAQFNVENKAEKIRSVFVSGLVFEIVFGLLLSVIGFSLSGVLANLFNRPDVAPLIQVASFSVLAGAFVNTATAAFTGTEKMHLCSIMTVSQALIKTILIVVLVVLGLGPLGAIMGFTVAFLIAGLIGVMLMFGVYRKLPPSPLSISELKTTMKAMFRYGFPLSFGVIFSGILLQFYNFLLVIYVSNDALLGNYSVAQNFVVLITFFALPVTTMLFPAFSKIDGEKDPQALQSVYQFSVKYSALLVVPVATMVMALAQPAISTVFPNQYAEAPLFLALLAIAYVYSAFGHLSIVNLINGQGQTTYTLKLSLMTAAVGFPLGFVLISQLGVIGLVISTLISAIPNMIFGLRFIKKRYGVSTDWNASAKIVLSSFTAASLTYLLVTQLALSSLIELFLGVIVFVVVFVLAVLLTRAINESDISNLRVMTSGLGPLSVPLDRILTLLEKLMAKIKL, from the coding sequence ATGACCAAAGTTTCGGATATGGCGAAGATTTCGGCTAGAGGCGGCTTTCATTATATGTGGGGTCTAGCGGTTTCTACGGTTATCTCTGCTATAGGTACTATAATTATTGCTTCTTTGCTGGGTGAGAATAACTATGGAGCGTATTTTGTTGCTTTGTCTGCTCCTAACCTTTTGCTTTTGTTTCGTGATTGGGGTGTTAACTCTGCTATAGTGCGTTACACTGCCCAGTTTAACGTTGAAAACAAGGCTGAAAAGATTAGAAGCGTCTTCGTGTCGGGTTTGGTTTTCGAAATTGTATTTGGTTTGCTTCTTTCCGTAATTGGGTTTAGCTTATCTGGGGTTTTAGCAAACCTGTTTAACAGGCCTGATGTTGCCCCTTTGATTCAGGTAGCTTCCTTTAGCGTTTTGGCGGGCGCTTTTGTTAACACTGCAACAGCGGCTTTTACAGGTACTGAAAAAATGCATTTATGCAGCATCATGACAGTGAGTCAAGCCCTTATCAAGACGATTCTCATCGTTGTCCTTGTCGTTTTAGGTCTTGGTCCCTTAGGCGCAATCATGGGCTTTACTGTTGCCTTCCTGATAGCTGGCTTAATCGGTGTTATGCTAATGTTTGGCGTATACAGAAAACTGCCCCCCTCTCCTTTGTCCATATCTGAATTGAAAACAACCATGAAAGCAATGTTCCGTTACGGCTTTCCCTTGTCTTTCGGAGTTATTTTTTCGGGGATTTTGCTTCAGTTCTACAATTTCCTCTTGGTAATCTATGTTTCAAATGACGCTTTGCTTGGTAACTATTCTGTTGCTCAAAACTTTGTTGTTTTGATAACTTTCTTTGCTTTGCCCGTGACTACTATGCTGTTTCCTGCTTTTTCAAAGATTGACGGGGAAAAGGACCCGCAGGCGCTCCAAAGCGTTTACCAGTTCTCCGTAAAATACTCGGCGCTTCTAGTTGTTCCAGTTGCAACCATGGTGATGGCTCTTGCACAACCCGCGATTTCAACTGTTTTCCCCAACCAGTACGCTGAGGCACCCTTGTTTTTGGCTTTGCTTGCCATAGCCTACGTGTACTCCGCCTTTGGGCACCTGAGCATAGTCAACCTTATCAACGGTCAAGGCCAAACCACTTACACCTTAAAGCTGTCTTTGATGACTGCCGCCGTAGGTTTCCCCTTGGGCTTTGTGCTTATCTCGCAACTAGGCGTCATAGGCTTAGTCATCTCCACTTTGATTTCAGCCATACCCAACATGATTTTTGGTTTGCGTTTCATAAAAAAACGCTACGGCGTAAGCACCGACTGGAACGCATCTGCAAAAATCGTCTTGTCCTCCTTCACAGCCGCTTCCCTAACGTATCTGCTTGTCACCCAGCTCGCCCTAAGCAGCCTTATCGAGCTCTTTTTGGGCGTAATCGTTTTCGTAGTGGTCTTTGTCTTGGCAGTGCTTTTAACACGCGCCATAAACGAATCCGACATAAGCAATCTGCGCGTCATGACCAGCGGACTTGGACCCCTTAGCGTACCTCTAGATCGCATACTAACTCTTCTTGAAAAACTAATGGCAAAAATCAAACTGTAA